In Streptomyces sp. Li-HN-5-11, the sequence ATCACAGGCCGGCCTCCGCCTCGGCCGCCTCGCGCAGCGCGCGGATCTCCGCGATGGCCGCCGTCGGGTCCTGCTCTCCCTCATCGACGATGCGCTCAAGCTCCCGCAGCCGGGCCGCCCGCTCCGGGTGGCGCTCGATGGCCACGAAGATCGCCCAGGAGTGCACGAACGCGCGCAGCGGCGCGAGACTCTGGGTTTGCTGGGCGTTCGTCGTGGCTTCGAAGAGGTGCTGAGTGAGGGCCGGAATCCGACTCGGGGCGATCCGCGCGACCGCTGCCCGCAGGGCGTCCGGCGTCAGCTCGGGCATGGGGATCAGCGGTCCGTACGGACCGTCGGTCTGAGCGCTCACGGTGACCTCCGGTGCGGGTGGGTCGGTCCTCGTACGGTACCGGTGGAGCCGACGGTACGACGGTGACGCGAGGCTCGCAGATCCTGCCTCCGGGCTCATGCCACCGCCACGGACGAACGGCAGTCGCGGCAGCGGCCCAGCTGCGGGGAGCGGAAGGCTCGGTCGCAGCTGTCGCAGGTCTGGAGATGGTCCGGGCGAGGTGGCGTGACGCTCGGAGGGCGGAACTTCGCCGCCAGCGCCTTGATGCCGATCGGGGTGCCCTCGGGCAGCGACTGGATGTGCGTGGCCAGACCGATCGCCGTCAGCGACAGCTCCGGGTGCTGGGCCAGGTGGTTGCCGATCACGACGAAGTTGTCGTGATGGGGCTCGTTCACGTGGGTGACGCCGGAGGAATGCCGGGTCTTCGGGCGCGCGGGCGCGTTACGCTGCTTGTCAGTCATCGGGAAGCCGATTTCTTCCTTGGTGATCAGGCCCTCGCACTGGGATGGCAGTCCCGGCGGGGGCCGATGCATGTCTGCGGGTTGCTGTCGCTGACGCTGCACTACAACTGGCCCGCCGCGCCAGTTGCGTTGGGCATATTCACTCCGGCGAGTGAGCGACGGGGGGCGGTGGGGGTGGGTTGGTTCTTTCCCCGGTTCTTTGGTCTTTTGGGTCGGGCGGCTCCGGGTCATGGCCTGCCGCGACCCGGTACGAGTTCGGCCCATACCGTCTTGGCGTTCGCCGACGCCTGATCAACGCCCCAGCGGTCCGCGTACGCCGACACGATCCACAACCCCCGGCCGCCTTCCGTGTCCTCGGTCGCCGCGTCCGGGAAGCACGGGACCCGGTCACCCCGGGCGTCGGTCACCTCAATGCGGAGGGTGCCGTCGTCGTGCAGATCCAGCCCCAGCCGGAAGTCCCTGCCCTGCACGCGTCCGTGCAGCACGGCGTTGGCCGCCAGCTCGGCCACGATCTGCACCGCCTCCTCG encodes:
- a CDS encoding ATP-binding protein, producing MNEKNHLRIQLSATRRGARLARLLTERQLDEWGVPFEEAVQIVAELAANAVLHGRVQGRDFRLGLDLHDDGTLRIEVTDARGDRVPCFPDAATEDTEGGRGLWIVSAYADRWGVDQASANAKTVWAELVPGRGRP
- a CDS encoding DUF6247 family protein — translated: MSAQTDGPYGPLIPMPELTPDALRAAVARIAPSRIPALTQHLFEATTNAQQTQSLAPLRAFVHSWAIFVAIERHPERAARLRELERIVDEGEQDPTAAIAEIRALREAAEAEAGL